From the genome of Thermococcus chitonophagus, one region includes:
- a CDS encoding energy-coupling factor transporter transmembrane component T family protein yields the protein MMFSLYLDRNSILHSLDPRVKIIGTAVFTTIGLMVKDPIYSPLIFVVTVIGLRILGKIEIKEQLKVLKPLIPVFVLTFISWPIIIDPWERGVLIGIAYTFRLMGITIMAFGLMMTTKQRDLIRGFTKLGLPYEIGLAVLIALRYVPTIYALAQNVMDAQKSRGLELEKGNFLERAKKMTAVIIPLLVLTIRTAHELAIAMESRAFGASRKRTYLVELKMKPIDYVALAIILGVALLYLGTRLLL from the coding sequence ATGATGTTCTCCCTCTACCTCGATAGGAACTCAATACTACACTCCCTAGATCCAAGGGTAAAGATCATCGGAACCGCCGTGTTCACGACCATAGGGCTCATGGTAAAGGACCCAATTTACTCCCCCCTCATCTTTGTAGTTACTGTTATCGGCCTCAGAATTTTAGGGAAAATTGAAATCAAAGAGCAGCTCAAGGTTTTGAAGCCACTAATCCCAGTTTTCGTGTTAACGTTTATCAGCTGGCCGATCATCATAGATCCGTGGGAAAGAGGAGTTTTGATCGGTATAGCGTACACGTTTAGGCTCATGGGAATAACGATAATGGCCTTTGGCCTAATGATGACGACAAAGCAGAGAGATCTGATAAGGGGATTCACGAAACTTGGACTTCCTTATGAGATAGGGCTAGCCGTTTTAATTGCCCTAAGGTACGTGCCGACGATATACGCTCTCGCCCAGAACGTTATGGACGCTCAAAAGAGCAGAGGGCTTGAACTTGAGAAAGGGAACTTCCTCGAGAGGGCCAAAAAGATGACAGCGGTGATAATTCCTCTTTTGGTTCTCACGATAAGGACGGCACACGAGCTCGCTATAGCCATGGAGAGCAGAGCATTTGGCGCCTCAAGAAAAAGGACATATCTAGTTGAGCTTAAGATGAAGCCAATAGATTACG
- the arcS gene encoding archaeosine synthase subunit alpha yields the protein MEVVKHDGPGRLGVIRLDPPVQTPSLAGVDFTLSPFNSFFHPKDFSEYDFNLAPSIPISYYTPDEVIKKALKRLWDVDYSKFNAFYFPALKRDKYYEELFKIIEEHEFEAIYIGNSKIMIRDHRGFVKTIRELRERFPNAVLITDLEPFFYPLAVYLGIDAFDVRSLKIYEFEGLGFTQFSPIIWDSPNDPIEFAKNMIKLVKVAIQEGKLRYLVENFLPTAMNVGILRIADRENMDYLEKYTPVHDKTVVFISDHSMTRPEVFRWRSRVLERFRPPQGIDILLILPCSAKKPYSRSRSHTLYRKAMKDALGNRLYRVHELIVTSPYGVVPREWEWLAKYDIVVTGHWSEWEVKFAGELLAETLERYPDIPIVAHVEGGYREAVKLAMELTGRDVIFTAGESTTSRESLEKLRKTLAEFDLREVDKAYRRYRFYENVRKVFDFYFGLGAGEAVLPDNAQIVGSKMLRLIVNNSQTGTFQEGVISVTPFGMQRIYDELKAYWVEVDFEIRGDVFSAGVESADDKIRPNDWVGVVREDRVVAVGRAVLSGEEMVRAKKGIAVKVKKRAKS from the coding sequence ATGGAAGTCGTTAAGCACGATGGGCCCGGCAGGTTAGGGGTTATAAGGCTAGATCCCCCGGTTCAAACTCCTTCACTGGCTGGAGTTGATTTCACGCTTTCCCCGTTTAACTCGTTCTTCCATCCAAAGGATTTTTCTGAATACGATTTTAACTTGGCTCCTTCAATTCCAATAAGCTACTACACTCCCGATGAGGTGATAAAGAAGGCCCTGAAGAGGCTTTGGGATGTCGATTACTCAAAGTTCAATGCCTTTTACTTTCCCGCCTTAAAGAGGGACAAGTACTATGAGGAGCTCTTCAAGATAATTGAGGAGCATGAGTTTGAAGCGATCTACATAGGGAATTCAAAGATAATGATCAGGGACCACAGGGGCTTCGTGAAGACAATTAGAGAGCTCAGGGAAAGGTTTCCAAACGCCGTGCTGATCACGGATCTAGAGCCCTTCTTCTATCCTTTGGCCGTTTACCTTGGGATAGATGCCTTTGATGTTAGATCCCTAAAGATTTATGAGTTTGAGGGATTGGGTTTCACCCAGTTCTCCCCAATAATATGGGACTCTCCCAATGATCCCATCGAGTTCGCGAAGAACATGATAAAGCTAGTCAAAGTTGCAATCCAAGAGGGGAAGCTTAGGTACCTCGTTGAGAACTTCCTGCCAACGGCTATGAACGTTGGGATCTTAAGGATTGCAGACAGGGAAAACATGGACTACCTTGAAAAGTACACGCCGGTTCACGATAAGACAGTTGTATTCATAAGCGACCACTCAATGACAAGGCCCGAGGTTTTTAGATGGCGTTCAAGGGTTCTTGAGAGGTTTAGACCTCCCCAGGGGATTGATATCCTCTTGATTCTACCGTGCTCGGCGAAGAAGCCCTACTCAAGATCGAGATCCCACACCCTCTACAGGAAGGCAATGAAAGATGCCCTTGGAAATAGGCTCTACAGGGTTCATGAGCTCATAGTTACCTCTCCCTATGGTGTGGTTCCCAGGGAGTGGGAGTGGCTGGCGAAGTACGATATAGTCGTTACGGGCCACTGGAGTGAGTGGGAGGTTAAATTTGCCGGTGAGCTTTTAGCGGAAACTCTGGAGAGGTACCCCGACATCCCGATAGTTGCACACGTTGAAGGAGGATATAGGGAAGCTGTTAAGCTTGCCATGGAGCTGACCGGTAGGGATGTAATATTCACCGCTGGAGAATCAACAACCTCTAGAGAGTCACTCGAGAAGCTTAGGAAAACGTTAGCTGAGTTCGACCTTAGGGAAGTTGACAAGGCCTACAGAAGGTACAGGTTCTATGAGAACGTTAGAAAGGTCTTCGACTTCTACTTTGGCCTGGGGGCCGGAGAAGCTGTTCTCCCGGATAACGCTCAGATAGTCGGCTCAAAGATGCTCAGGCTCATAGTTAACAACTCTCAGACTGGAACCTTCCAGGAGGGGGTCATAAGCGTAACACCCTTCGGAATGCAGAGGATATACGATGAGCTGAAGGCTTATTGGGTTGAGGTTGACTTTGAGATTAGGGGCGATGTGTTCTCGGCTGGAGTAGAGAGTGCCGATGATAAAATAAGGCCCAACGATTGGGTTG
- a CDS encoding energy-coupling factor ABC transporter ATP-binding protein, whose protein sequence is MIKFLDVWFWYEEGKPVLKSVSFEFSGGVLGIVGPNGSGKTTLTKMMNGLLKPKKGEVIVEGVDVKKKTVAEMSRIIGYVFQNPEGMFFEETVFREVAFGPKNLGVSGKELEKRVRWALKAVGLEGFEERSPFELSGGEKQRLAIACILAMKPKILVLDEPTTGLDYKGIKSLEKVLLSLKDEGHSIVLVTHDMEFLLRLADTVLLLDKGEVKFYGSVREFFNLDLRQYSLEVPEVLKIAKDAGIDFVRSEEELIRVVLG, encoded by the coding sequence ATGATAAAATTCCTCGATGTATGGTTCTGGTACGAGGAAGGAAAACCTGTGCTTAAATCGGTTAGCTTTGAGTTTTCTGGCGGAGTTCTTGGAATTGTAGGGCCCAATGGTAGCGGAAAGACGACGCTAACGAAGATGATGAACGGATTGTTGAAGCCCAAGAAAGGTGAAGTCATCGTAGAGGGTGTGGATGTCAAGAAGAAAACAGTTGCTGAGATGAGCAGGATTATAGGGTATGTATTCCAAAACCCTGAAGGAATGTTCTTCGAGGAGACTGTTTTTAGAGAAGTAGCCTTCGGTCCCAAGAATCTTGGAGTCTCTGGAAAGGAGCTAGAGAAGAGGGTCAGATGGGCCCTAAAAGCCGTTGGACTCGAGGGGTTTGAGGAGAGGAGCCCCTTCGAGCTCAGCGGAGGGGAAAAGCAGAGGCTCGCCATAGCCTGTATTTTGGCTATGAAGCCCAAGATACTCGTTCTCGACGAGCCAACAACAGGGTTAGACTACAAGGGAATAAAGAGCCTTGAAAAAGTGCTTCTGAGTTTGAAAGATGAGGGCCACTCAATAGTTTTGGTTACTCACGATATGGAATTCCTCCTGAGACTTGCAGACACTGTGCTACTGCTCGATAAAGGAGAGGTCAAGTTTTACGGGAGCGTTAGAGAGTTTTTCAACCTTGATCTGAGACAGTACAGCCTAGAAGTGCCGGAAGTTCTAAAGATAGCCAAAGACGCTGGAATAGACTTCGTAAGGTCGGAAGAAGAGCTGATAAGGGTGGTACTAGGATGA
- a CDS encoding coiled-coil protein has translation MQVKVDPEEIRKIKRELEALQEERRNIELKLQELQQELNTWIQKRDEKNAEVKRLREKAREFKAKRDEINAKIKELKKNREEINAKLDLLYQEALEYRTKRDEYRQLRRLKMPKDKIEERIEKLEWELQTNPNITPERERQIVDQIQVLATELEIIQQIERFNNKLQEVRKKIDQLKKARRAISLEIQQLANQSQQFHEQMIKTYQKADEVKKEADEYHQKVVELREKIREVRRQLRELDRKILEYDQKHKELIAYKLVARMLSKRDANFEKAVQALEKFKRGEKLTWDEILLLQRYNLV, from the coding sequence ATGCAAGTGAAAGTTGACCCAGAAGAGATTAGGAAGATCAAGCGCGAACTCGAGGCTCTACAGGAAGAGAGAAGGAACATAGAGCTTAAGCTGCAGGAGCTACAGCAAGAGTTGAACACTTGGATCCAGAAGAGAGACGAAAAGAACGCGGAGGTTAAGAGGCTCAGGGAAAAGGCAAGGGAATTTAAAGCTAAGAGGGATGAGATAAATGCCAAGATCAAGGAGCTTAAGAAAAACAGAGAGGAGATAAATGCCAAACTTGACCTTCTCTATCAGGAGGCCCTGGAGTACAGAACTAAGAGGGACGAATACAGGCAGTTGAGAAGGCTTAAGATGCCTAAAGATAAAATTGAGGAGAGAATTGAGAAGCTTGAGTGGGAGCTTCAGACTAATCCAAACATAACCCCCGAGAGGGAGAGGCAGATAGTTGATCAAATTCAAGTTTTAGCTACTGAGCTTGAGATTATTCAGCAGATTGAAAGGTTCAATAATAAGCTACAAGAGGTTAGGAAGAAGATAGACCAGCTCAAGAAGGCGAGAAGGGCTATAAGCCTAGAGATTCAGCAATTAGCTAATCAAAGCCAGCAGTTCCATGAGCAGATGATAAAGACTTATCAGAAGGCCGATGAAGTTAAGAAGGAGGCGGATGAGTATCATCAGAAGGTCGTTGAGCTTAGGGAGAAGATAAGGGAGGTTAGGAGGCAGCTCAGGGAGCTAGACAGGAAAATACTCGAGTATGATCAGAAGCACAAGGAGCTTATAGCTTACAAGCTTGTTGCGAGGATGCTCTCGAAGAGAGATGCGAACTTCGAGAAGGCTGTTCAAGCCTTGGAGAAGTTCAAGCGTGGAGAGAAGCTTACCTGGGATGAGATACTGCTCCTCCAGAGGTACAATCTCGTGTGA